One genomic window of Clostridioides sp. ES-S-0054-01 includes the following:
- a CDS encoding histidine--tRNA ligase, protein MLTKAPRGTKDITPKEAYKWRYVENKFREICALYGYEEMVTPIFEHTELFKRSVGDTTDIVQKEMYSFKDKGDREITLKPEGTAGAVRAFIENKLYADTQPTKLFYVTPCFRYERPQAGRQRQFHQFGIEALGSDTPSMDAEIIALAVQFFNEVGLTDLVVSINSVGCPVCRKKYNNLLKEYLDSKASVLCETCNERKEKNPMRVIDCKNPTCKENIRDIPFIADNLCDDCKTHFMKLQEYLKEMDINFVIDKTIVRGLDYYRKTAFEIISNDIGAQSTVCGGGRYDGLVEQLGGPKGISGIGFALGVERLLLTLESNGIEIENPQSTDIFIVTIGEEANTKSFKLLKELRKNHISADKDHIERSVKAQFKYSDKINSKFTIVIGDDELKNDTATLKNMKTSEQTTVKLSTLVEELKQKL, encoded by the coding sequence ATGTTGACTAAAGCTCCTAGAGGAACTAAAGACATAACTCCAAAAGAGGCTTATAAATGGCGTTATGTAGAAAATAAATTTAGAGAAATATGTGCTTTATATGGATATGAAGAAATGGTAACACCTATATTTGAACATACAGAACTTTTTAAGAGAAGTGTTGGAGATACTACAGACATAGTTCAAAAAGAAATGTATTCTTTTAAAGATAAAGGTGATAGAGAAATCACTCTAAAGCCAGAAGGTACAGCTGGTGCAGTTAGAGCATTTATTGAGAATAAACTATACGCAGATACTCAACCAACTAAACTATTTTATGTTACACCTTGTTTTAGATATGAGAGACCACAAGCTGGTAGACAAAGACAATTTCATCAATTTGGTATAGAGGCACTTGGAAGTGATACACCTTCAATGGATGCTGAAATAATAGCATTAGCCGTTCAATTTTTTAATGAAGTTGGTTTAACTGACTTAGTGGTAAGTATAAATTCAGTTGGTTGCCCAGTTTGTAGAAAAAAATATAATAATTTATTAAAAGAATATCTTGATTCAAAAGCAAGTGTGTTATGTGAAACTTGTAATGAGAGAAAAGAAAAAAATCCAATGAGAGTTATAGATTGTAAAAATCCTACATGTAAAGAAAATATTAGAGATATACCATTTATAGCAGACAACTTATGTGATGATTGTAAAACTCATTTTATGAAATTACAAGAATACCTAAAAGAGATGGATATAAACTTTGTAATTGACAAGACAATTGTTAGAGGCTTAGATTACTATAGAAAAACTGCTTTTGAAATTATATCTAATGATATAGGTGCACAAAGTACTGTATGTGGTGGAGGCAGATATGATGGTCTTGTTGAGCAACTAGGAGGTCCAAAAGGGATAAGCGGAATTGGATTTGCATTAGGTGTCGAAAGACTTTTACTTACGCTTGAAAGCAATGGAATTGAAATAGAAAATCCACAGTCTACAGATATATTTATAGTAACAATAGGTGAAGAAGCAAATACAAAAAGCTTTAAACTATTAAAAGAACTGAGAAAAAATCATATAAGTGCAGATAAAGACCATATAGAAAGAAGTGTCAAGGCACAATTTAAATATTCAGATAAAATAAATTCAAAATTTACAATAGTAATTGGCGATGATGAACTTAAAAACGACACTGCAACATTAAAAAACATGAAAACATCAGAGCAAACTACTGTAAAATTAAGTACATTAGTTGAAGAATTAAAGCAAAAGCTGTAA
- a CDS encoding bifunctional (p)ppGpp synthetase/guanosine-3',5'-bis(diphosphate) 3'-pyrophosphohydrolase: MHDKELQEIIEKIKVYAPNANFEMVEKAYNLAKKAHEGQYRKSGEPYLIHPLAVANILIEMELDIETITAGLLHDVVEDTEYTYEDITKEFGKEVADLVDGVTKLGQIKYRSKEETQSENLRKMFLAMAKDIRVILIKLADRLHNMRTLKYMPPEKAKYKAKETLEIYGGIAHRLGISKIKWELEDRALRFMDPEGYYDLVNRVSMKRSQREDYIQGIVELLKDKFKDLSIPCDVYGRPKHFYSIYRKMQKKHKTFEEIFDLTAVRILVDNVKDCYAVLGIVHTLWRPIPGRFKDYIAMPKPNMYQSLHTTVVGPDGEPLEIQIRTHEMHNIAENGIAAHWKYKEGISSKESKVEEKLQWLRQMMEWEKDLKDPQEFMDALKEDVFNSQVYVFTPKGDVIELPAESTPIDFAYRVHTNVGNKCVGAKIDGRIVPIDYKLQNGNIVEVLTSSNSNGPSRDWLNIVKTPNAKSRIRQFFKKERREENVDRGNTILEREFKKHDIPQKDPLVEKYMALVAKKFNQPSVEDLVATVGYGGIMSSQVVSKVKDLYLKEIKKAKKEQQIQEEDLNKHNISETEYSKKRKKNASQGIIVKGLDNILVRFAKCCNPLPGDEIVGYITKGRGVAIHRADCPNANNNGDFFQNRLVEVSWSSAGKGKFEAEIQIKAIDRRGIVNEITHIVAMDKLSLNGINARKGKDSIVSINLLVEVNDTEELKILMKKLKAIPGVESIYRMTN; the protein is encoded by the coding sequence ATGCATGATAAAGAATTACAAGAAATAATTGAAAAAATAAAAGTTTATGCACCTAATGCAAATTTTGAAATGGTTGAAAAAGCCTATAATCTTGCAAAAAAAGCGCATGAAGGACAATATAGAAAATCTGGAGAGCCATATTTAATTCATCCATTAGCAGTAGCGAATATTTTAATAGAGATGGAATTAGATATTGAAACTATAACAGCTGGTTTACTTCATGATGTTGTAGAAGATACGGAATATACCTATGAAGACATAACAAAAGAATTTGGCAAAGAAGTGGCGGATTTAGTTGATGGAGTGACAAAACTTGGTCAAATAAAATATCGTTCAAAAGAAGAAACTCAATCTGAAAACTTAAGAAAAATGTTTTTGGCAATGGCAAAAGATATAAGGGTTATACTTATAAAACTTGCCGATAGATTGCACAATATGAGAACATTAAAATACATGCCTCCAGAAAAAGCAAAATATAAGGCAAAAGAGACTCTTGAAATTTATGGAGGTATAGCACACAGATTAGGTATTTCCAAGATAAAGTGGGAACTAGAAGACAGAGCATTAAGATTTATGGACCCAGAAGGGTATTATGATTTAGTGAATAGAGTGTCAATGAAGAGAAGTCAAAGAGAGGATTATATACAAGGGATTGTTGAACTTCTTAAAGATAAGTTTAAAGATTTAAGTATACCATGTGATGTATATGGTAGACCAAAGCATTTTTACAGTATTTATAGAAAGATGCAAAAAAAACATAAGACTTTTGAAGAGATTTTTGATTTAACAGCTGTAAGGATATTAGTTGATAATGTAAAGGATTGTTATGCAGTGCTTGGTATAGTTCATACATTATGGAGACCTATTCCAGGTAGATTTAAAGATTATATAGCAATGCCAAAACCAAATATGTACCAATCACTGCATACTACTGTTGTAGGTCCTGATGGAGAACCTTTAGAGATACAAATAAGGACTCATGAGATGCATAATATAGCTGAAAATGGTATTGCAGCCCATTGGAAGTATAAAGAAGGTATCTCTAGTAAAGAATCTAAGGTCGAAGAAAAACTTCAGTGGTTGAGACAGATGATGGAGTGGGAAAAAGATTTAAAAGACCCACAAGAGTTTATGGATGCACTTAAAGAAGATGTATTTAATAGTCAGGTTTATGTATTTACTCCAAAAGGAGATGTAATTGAATTACCAGCAGAATCAACACCTATAGATTTTGCATATAGAGTTCATACAAATGTAGGTAATAAATGTGTAGGAGCTAAAATTGATGGAAGAATAGTTCCTATTGATTATAAGCTTCAAAATGGTAATATTGTCGAGGTGCTTACATCATCTAACTCTAATGGACCAAGTAGAGATTGGCTTAATATAGTGAAGACCCCAAACGCAAAAAGTAGAATTAGACAATTTTTCAAAAAGGAAAGAAGAGAAGAAAATGTCGACCGTGGAAATACAATATTAGAAAGAGAATTTAAGAAGCATGATATACCACAAAAAGACCCTCTTGTTGAAAAATATATGGCATTAGTTGCTAAGAAATTTAATCAACCAAGTGTTGAGGATTTAGTTGCTACTGTAGGTTATGGTGGTATAATGTCATCTCAAGTTGTATCTAAAGTAAAAGACTTATATTTAAAAGAGATTAAAAAAGCTAAAAAAGAACAACAGATACAAGAGGAAGATTTGAATAAACACAATATAAGTGAAACAGAATACAGTAAAAAAAGAAAGAAAAATGCATCACAAGGGATTATAGTAAAAGGGCTTGATAATATCTTAGTAAGATTTGCTAAATGTTGTAATCCTCTTCCAGGAGATGAAATTGTAGGATATATTACTAAGGGTAGGGGAGTAGCGATACACAGAGCTGATTGCCCAAATGCAAATAATAATGGAGATTTTTTCCAGAATAGATTGGTGGAAGTTTCATGGAGTTCAGCAGGAAAAGGTAAGTTTGAAGCAGAGATTCAAATAAAAGCTATTGACAGAAGAGGAATTGTTAATGAAATAACTCATATTGTTGCAATGGATAAACTTAGTTTAAATGGAATAAATGCAAGAAAAGGTAAGGATAGTATTGTAAGTATAAACTTACTTGTAGAAGTTAATGACACAGAGGAATTAAAAATTCTAATGAAAAAATTAAAAGCAATTCCTGGTGTAGAAAGTATTTATAGAATGACAAATTAG
- a CDS encoding MBL fold metallo-hydrolase — MIIKKFVDTYFGVNTYVLGDEKTKKCAVIDPGGSLVDTLSFVKENELNIEYIILTHGHGDHIGYVKDIKEKTGAKVVAHIDEKELLNDKNKNLSYTMRCGAQEFDADIYVNDKDKLELGELKMTFLHTPGHTQGCMCIRVEDEMFTGDTLFAGSIGRTDLYSGDFHQMEKSLKKLCKYEDAIRVYPGHGPASTLGVEKKTNPYM, encoded by the coding sequence ATGATTATAAAAAAATTTGTAGATACTTATTTTGGAGTAAATACTTATGTATTAGGTGATGAAAAGACTAAAAAATGTGCAGTTATAGACCCAGGTGGAAGTTTAGTAGATACATTAAGCTTTGTAAAAGAAAATGAATTAAATATCGAATATATAATCCTTACTCATGGGCATGGAGACCATATAGGATATGTTAAAGATATTAAAGAAAAAACTGGTGCTAAGGTAGTTGCACATATTGATGAAAAAGAATTATTAAATGATAAAAATAAAAATTTAAGCTATACAATGAGATGTGGAGCACAGGAGTTTGATGCAGATATATATGTAAATGATAAAGACAAGCTTGAACTTGGTGAATTAAAAATGACTTTCTTGCACACTCCAGGACATACTCAAGGATGTATGTGCATAAGAGTTGAAGATGAAATGTTCACAGGAGATACTTTGTTTGCTGGAAGTATTGGTAGAACTGATTTGTATAGTGGAGACTTTCATCAAATGGAAAAATCACTTAAGAAATTATGTAAATATGAAGATGCTATTAGAGTATATCCAGGACATGGTCCAGCTAGTACTCTAGGGGTTGAAAAGAAGACAAATCCTTATATGTAA
- the aspS gene encoding aspartate--tRNA ligase: protein METLKGLKRTHYCGELREKNINEEVVLMGWVQKKRNLGGLVFVDLRDTSGLCQIVFDTDVDKEAFEKAEKLGSEFVIAVKGKVCERQSKNPNMPTGDIEIFATELRLLNKSETPPIYIKDDDDVSEALRLKYRYLDLRKPSMQRNLKLRHKVMNITRNYLSNNRFCEIETPFLIAPTPEGARDYLVPSRVNPGKFYALPQSPQLYKQLLMVSGMDRYFQIVKCFRDEDLRADRQPEFTQIDCEMSFVEQEDVMSMIEGLLEVIFKEVLDVELTLPLPKITYAEAMSRYGSDKPDTRFGYELTDISDVVCNCGFKVFADATQPGKSVRGINVKGKADDFTRKQISSLEEHAKTYRAKGLAWMKVGQEGVTSPIAKFFNEEEINAILTRMNAEVGDLLLFVADKNSIVFDALGQVRLEVANRLNLLDKNVYNLLWVTEFPVFEEDEETGTFSAMHHPFTSPMDEDLDKLEEGDKASLRAKAYDIVLNGYEIGGGSVRISNSDVQSKMFKALGFTEERANEKFGYLLEAFKYGTPPHAGLAFGLDRLVMLLAGADNIREVIAFPKNQNAVCPMTNAPTLAEVEQLEELSIKVDIKDNE, encoded by the coding sequence TTGGAAACTTTAAAGGGTTTAAAGAGAACTCACTACTGTGGAGAGTTGAGAGAAAAAAACATAAATGAAGAAGTTGTACTTATGGGATGGGTACAGAAAAAAAGAAATTTAGGTGGTCTTGTATTTGTTGACTTAAGAGATACAAGTGGCTTATGTCAAATAGTTTTTGATACAGATGTAGATAAAGAAGCTTTTGAAAAAGCTGAAAAATTAGGGTCTGAATTTGTAATAGCTGTAAAAGGAAAAGTATGTGAAAGACAATCTAAAAACCCTAATATGCCAACTGGAGATATAGAAATATTTGCAACTGAACTTAGACTTTTAAACAAGTCAGAAACTCCACCTATTTATATAAAAGATGATGATGATGTTTCTGAAGCACTAAGATTAAAATATAGATACTTAGATTTAAGAAAACCATCTATGCAAAGAAATTTAAAATTAAGACATAAAGTAATGAATATTACAAGAAATTACTTATCAAACAATAGATTCTGCGAAATAGAAACACCATTTTTAATAGCTCCAACACCAGAAGGAGCAAGAGATTATCTTGTACCAAGTAGGGTTAACCCAGGAAAATTTTATGCGTTACCACAATCACCACAATTATATAAACAATTATTGATGGTAAGTGGTATGGATAGATATTTCCAAATAGTTAAATGTTTTAGAGATGAAGATTTAAGAGCGGATAGACAACCAGAGTTTACACAAATAGACTGTGAAATGTCTTTTGTTGAGCAAGAAGATGTTATGAGCATGATTGAAGGTTTGCTTGAAGTGATATTTAAAGAAGTTTTAGATGTAGAGTTGACACTTCCGCTTCCTAAGATAACTTATGCAGAAGCTATGTCTAGATATGGTTCAGATAAACCAGATACTAGATTTGGATATGAATTAACAGACATATCTGATGTTGTTTGTAATTGTGGGTTTAAAGTGTTTGCTGATGCTACACAACCAGGAAAAAGTGTTAGGGGTATAAATGTAAAAGGAAAAGCTGATGATTTTACTAGAAAACAAATATCATCACTAGAAGAACATGCTAAGACATATAGAGCAAAAGGTCTTGCTTGGATGAAAGTAGGACAAGAGGGAGTAACTTCTCCAATAGCAAAATTCTTTAATGAAGAAGAAATTAATGCTATACTTACAAGAATGAATGCTGAAGTAGGAGATTTACTTTTATTTGTAGCTGATAAAAATTCAATAGTATTTGATGCTTTAGGGCAAGTTAGACTTGAAGTAGCAAATAGACTTAATCTACTAGATAAAAACGTCTATAATTTATTGTGGGTAACAGAATTCCCAGTTTTTGAGGAAGATGAAGAAACAGGTACATTCTCAGCAATGCACCATCCATTTACATCACCTATGGATGAAGATTTAGATAAGCTAGAAGAAGGTGACAAGGCATCTTTGAGAGCTAAAGCTTATGATATTGTATTGAATGGTTATGAAATAGGTGGAGGCAGTGTTAGAATATCAAATTCTGATGTTCAATCAAAAATGTTTAAAGCACTTGGTTTTACAGAAGAAAGAGCTAATGAAAAGTTTGGTTATTTACTAGAAGCATTCAAATATGGGACTCCTCCTCATGCTGGACTAGCTTTTGGTCTTGATAGACTTGTTATGTTACTTGCAGGAGCCGATAATATAAGGGAGGTTATTGCTTTCCCTAAAAATCAAAATGCTGTTTGCCCTATGACAAATGCTCCAACATTAGCAGAAGTTGAGCAATTAGAAGAATTAAGTATAAAGGTCGATATAAAAGACAACGAATAA
- a CDS encoding adenine phosphoribosyltransferase, translating into MDLKNFIRNIDDFPKPGIDFKDVTTLFKDGEAFKYAVDSIVEELKNKGVDLVVGPEARGFLMGTPVAYALGVGFVPIRKPGKLPGEVESYEYGLEYGTDTLEIHKDAIKKGQKVAIVDDLLATGGTMEAAAKLVEKLGGEVVSMQFLIELEFLNGREKLSNYDVNSLIKY; encoded by the coding sequence ATGGATTTAAAAAACTTTATAAGGAATATTGATGATTTCCCAAAGCCAGGTATAGATTTTAAAGATGTTACAACTCTATTTAAAGATGGAGAGGCATTTAAATATGCAGTAGATTCTATAGTTGAAGAACTTAAAAATAAAGGTGTAGATTTAGTAGTAGGACCAGAAGCAAGAGGATTTTTGATGGGTACACCTGTAGCATATGCTTTAGGAGTAGGATTTGTTCCAATTAGAAAACCTGGAAAATTACCAGGAGAAGTTGAGAGTTATGAGTATGGCTTAGAGTATGGTACAGATACTTTAGAAATACATAAAGATGCAATTAAAAAAGGTCAAAAAGTGGCAATAGTAGACGATTTATTGGCTACTGGTGGAACTATGGAAGCTGCTGCTAAGCTTGTAGAAAAATTAGGTGGAGAAGTAGTTTCTATGCAATTTTTGATTGAGCTAGAATTCTTAAATGGGAGAGAAAAATTATCTAACTATGATGTTAATTCTCTTATAAAATACTAG
- a CDS encoding D-tyrosyl-tRNA(Tyr) deacylase, translating to MRAVVQRVSSSKVTVDENTIGQINKGLLVLLGVTHDDKSSDVDYMIDKILNLRIFEDENDKMNLSLIDIGGELLVVSQFTLYGDCRKGRRPGFSNAARPELANSLYEEFVKKAKDKGVTVGTGQFAAHMMVELTNDGPVTILLDSSKSF from the coding sequence ATGAGAGCAGTAGTGCAGAGAGTATCTTCATCTAAAGTTACAGTAGATGAAAACACTATAGGTCAAATAAATAAGGGGTTACTAGTATTGTTAGGAGTGACTCATGATGATAAATCAAGTGATGTAGATTATATGATTGACAAAATATTGAATCTGAGAATTTTTGAAGATGAAAATGACAAGATGAATTTATCTCTAATAGATATAGGTGGAGAGCTTTTAGTAGTATCTCAATTTACTTTATACGGAGATTGCAGAAAAGGAAGAAGACCTGGATTTAGTAATGCAGCTAGACCAGAACTTGCAAATAGTCTTTATGAAGAGTTTGTAAAAAAGGCAAAAGATAAAGGCGTAACAGTTGGGACAGGTCAATTTGCAGCTCATATGATGGTAGAATTAACTAACGATGGTCCAGTAACAATACTATTAGACTCAAGTAAATCTTTTTAA